In Enoplosus armatus isolate fEnoArm2 chromosome 20, fEnoArm2.hap1, whole genome shotgun sequence, the sequence CATACCAGCGGTTTGCTCCATTCTTCTCACGGCCGCCGCCATGCAGCATCAGCAGGGCCCTGTTGGTATCACTGGGTCCCAGGCCACTGGGCTCATccagacacaccacacacaggcAGCTCTCGATCAGAGCCAGAGAgtccctgttggtttgatctGTATAGAGGAGGGCAGGAGATGAGCTATGtctttgtttatctgtctgaAAATTGTTTAAAACTTCTGAAGGTGATTAGAAGATTAGAGAAACGTTTGAACTGAGACCTTTCGTTAGTGCATCTCTGGCTTGAGCCCATTCTGTTCTCCCGTCAGACGTCAGGATACCAAAAGGAGGAAGTCTCTCTTCAgcgttttctgacattttcatgaTTTTCTCCAGCTGGGATAAGATCTCTGTCTCGTTGAGCTGCTTGCCGTTTGCGACTACATCCAACACGAAAAACTAGTGAGAAAAACAGATTACAGAAATCATGTGTGTCTTAAATATTCCATTATGTATTATAATAGTGAATACTTGTGTTTAGATGTGTCCTTGCCTGCTAATAGTCctttttttctgagctttttgttgctgtggtaCAGTATTTGAACAGCTGAGATAAATAGGACACTTGTAATAATGGTAGGGACTAAATATGGCCAATTGCCACCTAAAATATGGCTCCTCGACTGCGATCAGTTAAACATGCGTCTCAAGGAAGCTCTCAAAGTGGCAGATTCAATTAACAGTAATTTAGTTAATTGTCTGTATCTCCATGGGGACGGGCCCTTAAGTGTGTGTGCCACAGATTGATAGTTCCCAGAACCATTTCCAGGTGACAGCTCCTTCTGTGCCTTTTTACGTGGTAATTTAAAGGTACAATCTATGAGCTAAATGTAAtcaaattcatgcatttatggGAATCTCTATAGAGGATTATCAGTCAGGATTGGGGGAAATTGGGAGATTGTAGACACGCTGGATTGGTACAGGGGATGTGGAAGTGGACTCATGTggttttaaagaaacaaactcacacaaaacTCAACTAGACAACCACTAAATTTGTAAACTCTggaataaaaccacaattttTAATCATGATCagttgaaaaacacacaaaatgcagaTTTTGCATCAGTAAGggccatgtactgtatgtggaggtaacttaaaatataaaccatatataaatatatggtcaccagtttttctttgtctgatttGGTCCACCATACACCATATTTTGGAAAAAAGTTAAAATTCACAGTGCAGCTGGCCTTGCTCTCCTATCCCTttagaaatgtaatttataaataaaatcagtcaAATGATTACCCACTAATAGAAGTCGTATTGTTTAGACTGCCTTGTAGACGAAGGGTCTGTAAGATGGTGAGTATGTGTGGCATAACAGTTGGTAAGCCCGTTGTGCTGTACTCTGTCTACAGTGCAGTATTTTGTATCTAGatttttctgtccttctttGCAAACTCTAGTACATCgtgattattatttaatgtaGGCAAATGCATCCTCTTTAAAGTCCTTTGAGACATGTTTGTAATTAAACgttttataaatgtaatattcTTAAATGTTCTCGACTGCCTATTACTGGAAAACAAACCTCATATTCACGACTGTGAAGGTTTAATAGGGTGGaagattttgactttttcagttGAAAGCAAATGGTCATGTCCCTATATCTGTCACACATAACATCCAAAGATGGCATCTTGACAGAATAGATAACAATATGTTTGCTGTTGCCAGTTTAGAAGCTCAGGATAGTCCTGTACTTTGAAATCTGATGAAGGAATAGTTTATCTGCACTAGAGGCCAGTATTGCTGCATGTAGTGGTAAGAAAGAAGTCATTGACATTTATGTCTGATGTGATGTACTGACTGCTTTGGAGAACAACTCTCACCTTTCAGCATCTACCGATGAACTGAATATACTATTAAAACCTCTTACATTTACTTTCTCAGGACCCTGTCTCCAGTTAGAAGTGTGATGGAGTGTGAAAAGTCTCCTCAGAGGCCAGCGTCCTGACCTGGTTCTTGCACGCCACGATGATGTGCTCCGGCACTGAGGAGGCTGCGCTCATCTGGACCTTCAGCATGTCAGCCTTTAGCCCCGGGTAGCGGTAGGAGGTAAAGAGGCGGTAGTACTGCTCCATGCACAGAGGGGTCCCAGCTAGCTGGCCTCGAGCAAAATCCACTGGCAGCGCTCGCCTGAGAGACATAATTACACACATCACATTATCTGAGGGCTCTCGCTTTTATCAGTACATTATTATactccattttattttcatcttggATTCACTGACTTTACTCTGCGGAGATAACATAGATGAGGTTTAGGACATGGAGGTGGAAGCTGAGGGTGCAGGTTAAACTTACGCATCAATGAGAGCCTTATAGTCCAACACTCCTCTGATGAGACGAGCAGCAAATCTTAAAAGAGTGAGAAGTCTGATATTAACAAAACAGGGCGCCGTAAAACACTGAGCATGCACAGCGGACTGGCCAGTGATTATAATGAGATATACTCTCATCTCTCAAAGGGCTAACAGTAATCCCATTATGGTTAGATTACTAGGATACAGTGGgcgagctgtgtgtgtgtgttcatctgcgTTAGTGAGAGAGAGccagtctgtatgtgtgagtgggCGGTGGGCAAATAGGGAAAACACAGAGCCCTGTCAGGTCTTATATTATATGTCATTTGTCTTAGTGTTATTACGTTCAAAGCCAGATCAATACAAAGGAGGCGGCCGCAGTGCACCACACCCCTAAATGAGGCCTGACTAGCAGTCTCTGCGGAGAGCTTGGTCCTGTCACTCCCAATCTAATAAGTGTCTGTGTCAGTAGATTACCAGCTCGGGGTGCTCTGGAAGTATTCAGTTAGTGCGGCACGAGCTGACAAAAGCTAACGTTGGATGGTCTGGTGTAATGTCTGGTGGCTCATTTAATAATGGGCAGAGTATTGGCCAAGAGATGATGCCAGTGATTTTCTCCATGTCTGTAATTCAGATCGTAATCTGAGTCCGTGGCTGCTGAGAAGAACATAAACCTTGTCAGTGGCTACATCACTGAGTGATATACTGTGTGCTCTGTATTGTGGTTGGAAAACGAAACCTGTAGTTGAGTTTAGTGGATGTTTTCACTAGTTTTCAAGCACATTTGAGAACTTGACACTGAGATATGCCAACAACCTGTGATGttcagtgcattctgggaattATTATGAGATATGAAGTATTGTGGTTTGCTTTTTTAGTGACACTTGGTGCATTTATGTACTTTTTGTACTCAAGTTTGAGACGTGCTACATTTCTCAAAATTACTTTTTTGAAGTTTCCGTAACCATTCGGCTTGTTGGTTTTAAATGCAGGCACAGAGTAACTATTGAAACAATGAGTGGATCGAGAGAAAATTTGGTAATTGTTTAAGTCAGTTATAAGCAAAACGTTCTAAACATTCCTCAGTTGTTAAGATTTGCTTCTTTTAATTGTCTTATGTGAGAGTAAACTCTTATTTTCAGGCTtaggactgttggttggacaaaacaagaaacttgaagacatcatcttggATTCTGGGAAACCTTGGTGGGAAATTTGTACTATTTTCTGGACAAATCAgttaatagagaaaatattttgcatgtttttatttgtcttacATATTGCATTAGATATTTTTTCAGTAGAAAGTGATTTAGGTTTCTTTTGAATTGCTCTTCTCATCGACCTACACAGTTAGTGGTAGTATTTTCTGTCTCAGCGTGTGAATCACAGCGTGGAGCGTAATGTGGATCAGAGTTTAAGCACATGTAAACGTCTTACAGTCTCAACAACAGCAGAACCAAAAGTCCAGCACGTACCTGAGGGCGTCTTTATGATCTCTGAACGTCTGCTGAGGAAACACCATGACAGGACTGGAGTTGACCGGTAGCGCCAACCTGTTGTTCAAGTACATGTCCTCCAGCCAGTAGTCATAGacctgaataaaaacacaggggcgctttttttttgagaaatgttgGTTCGTTAAGCGTTTTGGACTCAAGTTATTACTTTCAGAACTGAGACCTGTGTGCaatgaagtgaagaaaaaaaaacattacagttcATCACTGGCAGATGAGAaaggagagtgggagagagagtcGGTGTGAGAGTGGGAGCGTGATAGATTTCACACAGCTGGATGAGTTGTGGACTGACCGATCACCCAGACGCAGGAGGACAGAGTGAAGCAACAAAGGACAAGCAGAGGCTCCAATAAATCTTTATCGAGAGGTGTTTTCAGCTTTTATGAATGGCTTATATATTACTTTAGACAGACACGAAATCTGAGGCAattttcattcttattttcaGACTGAATAGAGCAGATGCAGATGAATTCGATAccttattattaaaaacaaaaacccaatcAAAGCTGATGCTGATTAGAAATACTGTATTGTAAAAGGTCAAATTCAATAAAGTGgattataatgataataaatattgACTGAAGAGAACTCATTAGACAATGATTTTGACTGTATTGTGTTTTCCAAATGAACTAGAAAAAGGTAGGAGAAACACTAATAAAgactaataaaaacaacaaatattatttattgacaCAGGTGGAAAATTGAGTAGGAGTTGTTCTACAGCAAAGagcagcaatgttttttttaaaatcttgtaGATCTGAGAGTTTACCCAGTTGGTCGTCTTGTCCCTCCTCTCTAGAAGCTTCTTCTGGAGAACCTCTCCGACGCCTCCAGGAGCCCCAAACTTCTCCACGATGGCCTTTGTTTTCTTGAACTGCTCCTCCTTCACCAGGTGTTGGACACACTTCAAGTACGTGTTAAGGGTTTGTTTCAGTGGTGGCACAGGGACCTTTGGCAACACCTgatgtcataaaaacacaacagatcaGTATAAACACTCATAACGAGTACCGAAAGGACAGCAGCTGTTCATTTTTATGTCCTTTCCCCGATTCACAGAGGGTTCATTAGTTAAAGGGGGTAATTCCCTCACATCTTTTCttaatgcttttattattaGAACCTGAGTTAATAATTCATCTTAAATGCTTCAAGTGTTTTCAAACCCCACAGCCTTGTGGGAGTTGTTTTTTAAGGATGGAAAATGCAAATTGATTATTATCGTTTCTGATGTTTGATCATTTGAATAATAGTACTGTTAGTAACCCCAGATGTTAATATTGACCGGAACATTGGAATTGTAAAATAGGTTGTCTGGCTGTGGATTCCtggaaatgggggaaaaaaaattataatccACCACTGGCTCAATGTTGAGTTAATTACTgcacaaaaaaatacatgtattatGTGTAGTGAtggaaaaagtactcagatcctttacatGAGTAAATGTAGCAGCACCATACTTTGAAaatactttaagtatcaaaagcaaaagtactcattctgcagtaaaatggtccctgtcattgctttactattatatatgatgttcTTGGATTAATATTCCTGGCGCATtcatgtgtatgttgcattttactgctgcagaTGTTCATGGTTGCGTTCATTGAACAACTTGATATACTATTGGATAGTTTAAGTTAGTTCTACAGCAGTGCTTCATATTCTATAAGAACTTCATATGTTTGCAGTGTCGCTGTCCTGAGAGAACCTAATCCAGAGAAGAAGCTAATCCAACGGGGGATTGAAATAGTTTATTAAGAAGCATAAAGGAACTTAAATCTACAGTTTATcagacaaattcaaattcaacatcaccaaatttggagatatgtggttttcactggacaggaagggtatGAAAAAGTGTAatctgctgtcagacaaatgtagtggagtagaagtataaagctgcataaaatggaaatacgcATGTAAAAGTAGATTTGTACATAAGTACAGCACATAGGTGAGTGTACTTGGTCTGGAATGAGGTTTTACATCCCTGAAAGATGAACGGCCTGCTGTCTGTTTCGCCCCTAGCGGTCCATCCGCGTCAGTGAAGCTGccgctgtccgtggtgctgcACAATTACTTTGCCaacttcagcaccatggacagcgacAGTGCTCAATATCAAAGCCTTCTAAAAAGCGAAGATGGTGTAAAGTAAAACACTTTCAGGACAGAAACAATGACATGTTTTCTTACTTGGCTGTCTCGGTCTCTGGCCGTCTCTTTCTCCAGGATTGGCATCTTGGCAGTCCAGTCCAGTCAAAGGGGAAAATACTGTGGAAACCCTCTTGAGACGCTCTGGGTTCAGCCCTCCCTGCACGAAGCATGTttgagagaaaggaaaaaaatgcagtAAATAAAATTAGGCCTACTGAGCAATGGGGCAACATAGTGCTGTCTGAAAGTGAACCAGCAGGCTTCCATTTTTCATCATCTTGCAGCCTAatgcaatatactgtatgtccttGAATTCCAGCTGCGCCTCATCACTCACCACTGCAAAGAGATATGCATCTTAAAAACTCATTTCATCTCTATTTCAAGCTTAAAAgcttaatttttcatttttttcccaaatgtaTTTAGCcaataaaagcagaacatttgtactcattttcagtgcagtttcacttttaaaatatattttaataaaatagtGTAAATATCttcaacaaaaaatataaataaaattgtagATAATTTTGCATCATTAGATGGAAGCTGGTTTGAttgaaaacaagtgaaataatTAATCACAAAACTTTTCAAACTCCTTTCCAGAGCAAAGTGGACTTTGAAGTATCTTAAATTAGTTTTTAGGATGAATAATCATCCTCGCTGTGCGGAAAAGAGGCTCAAATTGTGGATATTACGTCTGTAATAAacaattacaatatttaaaagtgaaaaaaagttgCCTTACCTGATCTGTGCACCGCTCAGGAGGTCAGTTGTACATAGCTGTCAGTTCACATGGAATTCCTCCCACGTCCACGCCGTGAAATCCCATATTAGTGTAAAGCTCCGCACAGGCGCCGGACTGCTGCCCCGTCCCCTCGCCTCGCCATAAGGCTGTGACTCCACATTAAAGCGCGCATTGGAAAAGATGCTGAAGGTGTTTGCGTCTACCTACCCCCTTGAGGCAAGAAACTCCTCCCATCGAAATCTATTCGCGGAACATATTATCTAACAGCTtgcttcaccccccccccccccccaccccccgacccccacccccaccgccCATAACCgataataattttaataaataaaaaagcagtgAGAGTTGGTTTTCGGTGTGTGGTTCAGAGGTCCAGCGGTGGGTCCACAGAGATGACAGTTACTGTTCAGTTTGTCAGCCGGATTTAAGACAATACGGAATGCACTTGTACggaaaataaatcataaagtTTTGCAGCTGAAGCCTAATTTGCTACTGCGCACTTTCATCTGCTCATTTATGTACATAtactttgttttcatattgtggCTTATAGTGCGCTCTCTGTCCTTTCTGGGTGCGCTTGATTGTGCACCGTGAGAGAGCTTCAACTTGTGAAAATCTAAACTCTGAATTAAACTTTCATTACTTTTCATTAATCACAGgatatttcatgttattttcaaCTTTCATACATAATGAAATGagatttgtctttttccacCATGCGGTTTTAATACGTGTTGAAGAGCGATGTGGAATTAGAATCACTTTTATAATCTAAACTCGTTATTTATCCAACGAAATAAGTTCCACccttattgtgtttttatgcgtCTGAAGCTTGAAATAAGAATGAACTCACCGCCGTCACACAGATCCAAACAGAGATTTATTAAAACGACAATtgataaatgaatacatgtttgCTCATCTGAAGGAGACTTCATTAGTTACGTCTTGACAAAACGTTTCATACAtacacgcgcgcgcacacacgcacaaacacacacactttgtagagGTCCACGTATGTTTTAACAATTTACATTGTGCATATATCCACATATGTACAAAATCCATTTATTatgatacatttaatttcaaacaacaacaacaaaaaaaccccatttgaaataaaaacaaataacaaacaggCCCACTTGTTACAAAATTGAAATTCACGAAAtctttaacaacaaaaaaaaaggaaaatcaggCCTTGATGTGCAAGTAAAAAAAGTTTCCTCAGAGACTAAAAATATAGGCTATTTTTGTGTAAGGGGGGAAATGTGCTGCTTATAGTTGGTCCCATATAATCTTGTACGCACGTTTATCTATTTATATCTTTTTACAATACTCAGTGATACACACAAATTCAACAGTAGCTGATAGATCTCTCACAAAACTCCAGTTACACGTCCATGACAAACGCCACATAGACTTGTTCGACACAATGAAATCacagtcaaaaaaagaaaagagaaacttTGGAAAACGTGTCACACAATCATGATTTTGGTGATTGGGTGTTTATATTGCACATCGGTACTTTACATAAAAGTTTTAATTACTAGACTATATCCTGCCTCGTCTCCAAATCTCTCCGGGGGAGGGAATGTTTCGGGGGGCGGTCAGAGTGTGGCCGGTCTAAGTGTACTCTGGACCGGACGACTCTTCGGACAAGGACCGCTGTGCTCTGAAGGGGTCAAACCCATTTTCATCTACTGACAAACAATTCCCTGCCGAACTGTAGCCCTTCTTTTtagctctcctctcctccatcttgaTAGTATCGTACAGCCCCTGCGGAGCCTCCTCCAACAGGTTATCTCTCTCTGAGTAGGACGGTTTCATTTGGCACACGttgcgcagcagcagcagggctggTGCGTAAAGCACATTGACAAGACCCATACCCAGATTAAGTTGTACAAACCCGAGAGTGTGCACTATCTGGCCGGCTACTATGGGACCCATAGCATACGCGACAGAATAGGAAATATCTGCTATAGCATAAACACTACCATACACCGAAACATGACGCACGTCAACTAAAAACGCAAGTGTCGGCAGCAGGGCAGTGTCTACCAGTGCGATGCCAAAACAAATGCCGCACAACGGGGCGATGAGCTGCCCAAAAGTTTTGCATGCGGGGACCGTACAGGAGCTCGCCCCTATGATAACCATACCTAAAGCTCCGTAGAACCACTGCAAATTTGGATGCTTTGCTGCCAGTTTAACTGTTATGTACACACCGAGGACATGAGGGAAGAAGGCTGGGAGCCAGGTGAGTCCCATCTCCCACTGAGTGGAGTGCATGGTGGTCTCCATCCAGTTGGCTATGGTGGGCTCCAGAAAGGCCAGGGGGATGTTGCACACTGTCAGCGCCCCGGCCACCACCGCTATGTACGGGTCAATCATGAGTCTGTATATGGGGGTGCCGACTGGCATGTTCTCTCTAGTCCTGTTGGAGAACGGCTTGATCACTGTCAGGAGCAGAAAGCCGTCCGCCAGGCAAATGCAGGCGAGCACGATGAAGGGCACTTTCTTGCCCACAAACTCGTACAGGACGCCCCCGAACGGAGGCGCCACCAGACTCCCGAAAGAGATGAAGGCCAGAGCGATGCCCAGCGCCGTGCTTCTCTCGGACTCCTCCGTGTATTTGTCGGCTATCATCGCGATTCCAGAGGTGTCCGCGAAAGCAGACCCCAGACCCTGCAAACTTCTGGCCACAAAGAGCGTCGCATAGTTCTCCCCAAAAGCAAATATGCAGGTGGACACGAACATAACAGTCAGTCCAATTAAAAGTGGAATGTCATATCCAACCCGGTCTATGAAAGTCCCCGACAGCGGGTTAACTAACAGCTGCAGGATGGCTTTAGATGCGAAAAGTACTCCTATCTGGACATCTAAGTTGTCCTTGAGGCTTTTGTCTTGGCTTGTGCTGTTGGCTGAAGAGTTGGGGTGCATCACTACGTGGACGTGCTCTGACTGCTCACTCTCCAGCTCCGCAAGATAGTCTGGGATAATTGGCACGATTACCATGTAGAGCATATTGTCCAGCAGGAGAGCCACGCAAACAATCACTAATATGATCCGTCTTTGCTGGTGAGGATCCTTCATCGCGGTGCCTAACTGCTTAGTTTTTTGGCCCATCTCGGACAGTTTCACTGCGGCTGATTTGACCAGCCCGGATGATCCTCCTTCCCCATCCATggtgtgctttttaaaaaaaaaaatctaattttcgacttaaaaaaatgtagttgTGCTTCTCCCGTCTGCTGCCGATCTCTCAACACCTCGGATGACTCATTGGTGTTTCCTCTACATTGATGTGATGCACTCCGTCCTCACCTCGCCTGTGCGTAAAGGGAGAGGCGAAGAGGAACTTGGCTGCTTCATCGGTGAAGATGGCTTTCCTCAGCTTCTTCAACTTGTCCTCGCCTCAGCCGCATCCGATGTTGTTTCATGATCTCCCGAGAAGTGACGTGGTGAAATCGTAGAGTTTCTGCACCGTGCAGAGGTTTCGGCCGCTAATCTTACATGGCAAAGTTACTTTGGAGCGATTTTTGTTACTTATTTGCAACACCTCGGACGCTCAAACTCCTTCAGCTCTGTGTCCATACCTCCTATCACCTGTGGCACTTTTGCGCTCAGCTCTGAGACCACGAGTGGCTTCGTGGCCATTGGTGCACATTAACCCGCAGGTTTGGCGCTATTTTAGTCccttttttgtctcctcttttcacCGAGAGCTATGACGCATCACCAGCTTGCCCCCAAGTGGATCCCTTCGCCACTTGCCTCTTTTATGTTAATTTCCAACCATGGCAGCAATCACTTCAACCAATAAGAGCCAGTGAGCGCCACATCACGACCCCTCTACAAGagc encodes:
- the LOC139303788 gene encoding probable vesicular acetylcholine transporter-A is translated as MDGEGGSSGLVKSAAVKLSEMGQKTKQLGTAMKDPHQQRRIILVIVCVALLLDNMLYMVIVPIIPDYLAELESEQSEHVHVVMHPNSSANSTSQDKSLKDNLDVQIGVLFASKAILQLLVNPLSGTFIDRVGYDIPLLIGLTVMFVSTCIFAFGENYATLFVARSLQGLGSAFADTSGIAMIADKYTEESERSTALGIALAFISFGSLVAPPFGGVLYEFVGKKVPFIVLACICLADGFLLLTVIKPFSNRTRENMPVGTPIYRLMIDPYIAVVAGALTVCNIPLAFLEPTIANWMETTMHSTQWEMGLTWLPAFFPHVLGVYITVKLAAKHPNLQWFYGALGMVIIGASSCTVPACKTFGQLIAPLCGICFGIALVDTALLPTLAFLVDVRHVSVYGSVYAIADISYSVAYAMGPIVAGQIVHTLGFVQLNLGMGLVNVLYAPALLLLRNVCQMKPSYSERDNLLEEAPQGLYDTIKMEERRAKKKGYSSAGNCLSVDENGFDPFRAQRSLSEESSGPEYT